The sequence below is a genomic window from Corvus cornix cornix isolate S_Up_H32 chromosome 1, ASM73873v5, whole genome shotgun sequence.
GGGCAGTTCGAGATAtctcacagctcctctgtgctttAAACATTGAAGTGGGAATACAACAGAGATAcgtcagaaattaatttttataatatggtcaaagtattttaatgttgttctagggggaaaaaaaaccaaaacaggcTCAGCCTAGAGACAGTCTATTTTTTGGAATAGACAGAAGCCAATTTTGCACTTGGGCATTGTTTGGAATAGAGAGAAGAAAGCCCAGCTTTGAGTTCTTGTATCTCAGAGTGCCAGGAAATCTTTGCATTGCACAGGGAGTGCAATTCCTACCAGAATGAGCAGCACCGCAGGCTTTTCTGACAGGATCAGCAAACAGCACGGGTATACAGtcagcacctggagctgccagAGTGACACCCTTCTGATTCGTAACTATTCCATCATAGTTGTCAGGCTCTGTCTTTCCCATAATACACACAGCATTAGCGTGATCAACctgtcaaaacaaaaccagaacgTGGACAGTGATATGGCTGCAAAACAAATCAGCTCTGACTAGTACAAGGTTTTTTCTTTGACATGAAACAGTCTTCTGCACTAACTGATTACTTTTGGAAATCAGGTGCTCTCTTGTTGAAACGCCATGCAGATGTACCAGTAGAAAGCCACTATAGAAGCGAtggtgtatttttcttttaggagaAAGTGCTCCGATCATTTATCTGATTATTCTACTCTGTGGTAAGTTAAATGTTAGAACAGACTTGGAAGAATCAGTACTGCTTCTCCATATTGCACCAAATGGCTGGTAGTTTGGATGGCTATTCCCCCAGATAAGATGCCAgcataaatgttttaattgtcCTGCTTATCACAAGTTCTTGCCAACAAAGATAAGTGTAATGCCTACAACTTAGCCAGTGATACATGAAGGAATATCTGAGCCATTTACTCGAATCCATTGTTTTATAAGATACCTTGACTCTGTGAAAAGCCTCTGGGTTAAATCCTGCAGCATTAGCTAGCCGGCGGAGATTTTCTTTAACAACGACTTGTGGGTCCCTCCGCTTGCAACTGCTGAAGAGATTGCAGGAGCTTAGAGTTGGTATGTAGGAGATCCCACCTGTCCTTGTGGTGAACCCATGTAAGAAAATATCATCTGGCAAGgcaagaaaacacaacaaacgCTTTCAACACAAGACCAAGCTGGCTATTACATGGGTTCATACTGAAGAGACCTGGAATCAGCCAATCAAGTAGAGTATTGTTTTACCTTGGATTTAGCTCTGGCATTTAAATTTAAGGATTCCTAATTTCCTTCTTGCTCATAATCatgccatggcagggacactgAGACATCAGGCATGTCCAGGGCTGCAGACCAGGAGAAACTCTTATACTGCCTTTCCAAATGATGATGGTAGCTCTCAAAGTGTGTCATTCCCACacagaggggagaaaatgtTATGGTCTGCCCTCACTAAACCCAGGACTGTCTTTCCTCAAATCATGCCCAGGCCTTGCTAGccttttgctgtatttctattgacactttctcccTCTTACAGACATGATACTACAACATCATATAGAGTTATTTGATGCCTGAAGGCATTTCCAAATCCTACCCATTTTGCAACTCCCTTGAAGGAGTATGCTTGGTAACAGTCTCTGTAAAAACTATTAGCTGGAACTCTCTTTACCTGGGATCAGGGAAGATCTGAGGATGGTGAGCTCCCCTTTCAGGCTTGGCAGGCTTTCCAAGTACATCTGAATCTCACTTTGGATGAGTGCTACATCCTGTGAAGGAAGTGTTTGCCCTTCATGCTGAGGTTCAGATATCTGCAGGCTTTCACAGTCAGATACCACCTGTAAATCCTCGAATTCAAACTGGTAGACTGCCGTAAAGAGATGGTCTATATATACTTTCATTAAGTCTCTTCTTATGGTAGGGAGAATAACTTTAATGATGCTCAGGTCTTTTTCATCTAGTCTCTGTTTGATGGTgtacaaagcagcagctgtagtCTGAGCACATATCACCTCCAGTCTTCTGTTCAGACTCTGAAAACCTCTCAGAGCTGGAAACAAGAACTCTTGTTCATCTTTCCTTTCACTCCCCTGCCTCCGGCAACACATGACATAAACACACAGAGCATGGATGGAAGAGCATTTCTCAATGGTTTCCAGTGTGTTGTGTAGTAATCCTTGGATGTTGTTCTGCAAGTTGGCTGGGAGGCTGAACAGATCTATTAGTACTGCTTCCACCATATTCCAGGATCTTTAAAGGCTTCTACAGCTGTCAAGTAgtaacaaaacatgaaaaacaaacaaaaaggcaaGAACAGCACTGTTAGTCCAAACACGGAATCATGTTAAGGCATTTAATTCAGTGATACTGCATAGAGAATGTACATAGCAGTTAATTACTGACTTAGGCTTTCCcagctgcatcaaaagaaattCCAACAAAAGAACTAGTGGAAATGGGaataattatgtatttttttaagcatttagGTATTTCCCCACCACCCCACCTACCTCAGCTCTTTCCCAGGTCAGGGATGATGAAAGGTTGGTACATAAGATTAGATTTATTGAATCAATTAACCCTCATTAGCCTAATGGATCTTCTTAACATGATTGATGGGCCATCCTCCAGCTTCCATGATGCAAACAAATGCAGAGGTCCCTTAGCTTCCTGGGACTGGAGGAGTTTCTGTAACAATTTATTTGGAGGTGTTTAACATACTTATGGCTGAGATGGAGCTCATGTCTGCTGCCCCTCCTAGCAGTAGGGTGCTGAGCTGTCAGGGCaatgacattttttcctgcaggcCTTCACAAGACCTTTTGTACTTCTCCTTTTTGCACTTCCAAAAGTATTGACTTGCTAATTTCTGACTTCTGTGTGGAGGGACACATTGACCATGATAGTTCTTCTTTTCAGCACACACAAGAACTCAGCACAGGTTACTGAAATTTTACCTAGTAATGAAAGAAGTATTTAGAACTAAACTAAAGTAATAAATACTGTGCACAACTCCCTGGCTCAGCTTTTTCACTCTGCTAGCTGCACTCTGCTCTGAAACCAACGTGTTAAGCTTATCCAATATCATCCTATCATTCACAATCTGTCTTGTGGCCCACGGTGTAagtggttttggtggtttgttttttcccttttctgaacTTTGTTGATCCAAGCCCAGCTAGGAAACTCGTCAATCCATGTCTTCCTCTCTCTGTTGCTATGGGGGCCTGTTTTACATATTCTTTCAGAAGCTTCTGACTTTCTTTTCTATCTCTCTGAGAATCTTTCCATTTCCAGTGCAGGCATCCAGAGGTCTGGAACAAAAGGCTAGGTCCCTCTGCTTTGGGAACCTCAAAGACCCCTATTTAGATTTCATGACTAAGCACTGTGCTTGACCTAGCAGAAATATATACACCTTTACCACCACTTGTAAGACCCCATAATAATTTAGAGCACTTTTAAACACcatcaggggtttttttggcacagCAACAAATTGTGCATGAATATTAATTTACTTGTAGGAAAATTCTTATCTTTGCAGGAACAAAGAACTTGAGAATCTTTTAAGTCTTTGAAATCAGTGTTCTGCTACCAGAGCTAACCACACCAAATAACGCCGGCACAATTTTCATGCCCCAAGACCTCATTCTCCTGTAACCACATGAATGTTCTGGCTTCACATCACATCATTATCCTGCAAAAATACTACTTGTGTGTGTACTTGAGGCCTATCATTATGGGAGATGTGATGTACTCCTTGGCATTTTATGTTTGACAGTGGATTCCCAGAGTTTCTACACTGAAATGAGAGGTCAAAGACCTTTGTGGTTTTAAAGGACAGCTTATTTAGAGAAGgttttacagaaaacattctGTGTCTCCTTCATTGTTCTTTCCCCcagactggaagaaaaataatcctgactgaaaatgatgttttcatttctgtgaattGAACACTTACAAAGATTAATTAGCAACTATCAAAACAGGTAAGCTGAAAGTATCAAAATGTGATAGCAGATAAAAGCAACTGCCAAGGAATTTATGACCCTTGATTATTTACACATAGCTCATAATGGATTTTAGAGGAAAGAGCTTGCTAAGAAAACAGTGCTGAAACAGACTCATGCTAAAGACCATGACTTGGGAAATCAGAGTATTTCCTTCCCTACCCTGACACTCTGTGGGAGGCCTGTCTGAGTGTGACATGATCCCAATCAAGGTATAGCTAATAGTCCTAGGAAAGATAGTACAACTGAGAGGCATAGTGCAAAAACAGATTATTGCTCCACTTCATATATGTCAATAGTGGAAGGTCACTAGAGTTCACTGCTGTCCTCGTACTTGCCCAGAAAAATACCACCAAAGAAAGGGTGGAAGGAAAGTGTTTGATGAGGGACAGGTAATTGCATACATTGTTATTAAGTTGTGTATGCACTGCAAAAACTCTACAGGGGCAATTATTGGGATGTACACATAGGAACAATGGGGCTGATTCACCCTCATATCCTTCCAGCTTCGCATCACAGAGTCCTAGTGAGGACAGCGGTGTCACAGTAAATTTGCTTACAATCATAGCCAAACTGACTCCTTTCTAAGTCGCTCCAAAAATGCCCTTCTCAAAATACAGGCTTGCCAAGCACAGCAATGTTTTAGCTTATGGGAAATGCATATTCAGGTTTTCATTAACATGCTGTACAGCCCCAGTGTTCCATTGAAGCCTCATCCAAAAAAATAAGTACATTTATTAAGGAGTTGATTGTTTTAGTACACAATTCAAGACAAATACTTGCACAAAATGGAAGCCAAGGCCACCCATTAGCTATTTTCTCACTCCCTGAAACTGTCAGTACAAACATTTGGAGGTTAATAAGATTTTCTTGTACAGATATCAAGAAAAAATAGatcaaagaaaattatcaaTAACGATATGAGAGGTGAGGAAGGTAACAAGAGCAAAAAGTAGAAAAGCAAAGTGAATAtagaaaaagaacaataaaggaaataaaaccaggcTGCAGAGAAGAGACAGCCCCAGGTAgaaaagagatgcaaaaaagcaattttcaagaACCCCAGAAATCTAATTCTGAAAGTTCACTGTTAGCCAAGACAAGATTGCTGACAATTTCCTGCATCTTTGAATCCTGCTGGTCATCTTATGTTAGTAGAGAAACTGAGAGAACAGAcataattttttgaaaattaaaatggcaaGAGATATTTAACATGTGCCAGAGAGAGATGCCCCGAGAAAGAAAACAGGTCATTGAAGTAGCCCAAATGAACAGAGATAAGAGCACATGTGTAAAATTTCAACAAGagcaaatacaaaaaagaaaattcaaaaaacgggagaaaagaaatacatttaagtCTCTTAAActggattaaaataaaacattcttccTCTTTTAACCTAGGTTTTTTTAGGCAAGgttgaagaaacagaaatcacCACATACAACAAAAATACTGAAGCACATGCAGTTTTCCTAACACAGGAGTTTACTTACACAGGTGGACAAtccttttaaattctgaaaggTACCATCTGATAAAATACACAGACATTTCCAGCTTTATATATCTCACTTCTTTCAGTCTCGGAGCTGATTTGTACAAGCTGGAAattcctgtgctgtgtgaggCTGTAGCGCGAacctgtatttcttcttttcgACGGGaccctgctttgctgctgctggttccACCGGAAAGAACAAACTGTTCCACAAGGCACCAAGATGATTAACAAGTGCCTGGGCAGCGCTGCACCCGGAAGCAGCGTTACCCCTGCCACGCAACTCCTGCTACCCCAGCTTTGCACAACCACCCACCAACTCACGAACGCACGGCACAGCCAAACAGGACAACCACACAAAGAAGTTAAACTTGTGCAGAGAGAAGGAGTTTCCTCTCTGAGCTGTAGCTG
It includes:
- the LACC1 gene encoding purine nucleoside phosphorylase LACC1 isoform X1, which gives rise to MVEAVLIDLFSLPANLQNNIQGLLHNTLETIEKCSSIHALCVYVMCCRRQGSERKDEQEFLFPALRGFQSLNRRLEVICAQTTAAALYTIKQRLDEKDLSIIKVILPTIRRDLMKVYIDHLFTAVYQFEFEDLQVVSDCESLQISEPQHEGQTLPSQDVALIQSEIQMYLESLPSLKGELTILRSSLIPDDIFLHGFTTRTGGISYIPTLSSCNLFSSCKRRDPQVVVKENLRRLANAAGFNPEAFHRVKVDHANAVCIMGKTEPDNYDGIVTNQKGVTLAAPGADCIPVLFADPVRKACGAAHSGWKGTLLGVSMATVNAMVSEYGCNMKDILVVLGPSVGPCCYKLPHESAKEFHRIDPKCVRLFDSANPYIDIRRATRILLERGGILPKNIQDDSITDQNQNITFCTACHPDKFYSHFRDGTNFGTQIGFISIKD
- the LACC1 gene encoding purine nucleoside phosphorylase LACC1 isoform X2 produces the protein MVEAVLIDLFSLPANLQNNIQGLLHNTLETIEKCSSIHALCVYVMCCRRQGSERKDEQEFLFPALRGFQSLNRRLEVICAQTTAAALYTIKQRLDEKDLSIIKVILPTIRRDLMKVYIDHLFTAVYQFEFEDLQVVSDCESLQISEPQHEGQTLPSQDVALIQSEIQMYLESLPSLKGELTILRSSLIPDDIFLHGFTTRTGGISYIPTLSSCNLFSSCKRRDPQVVVKENLRRLANAAGFNPEAFHRVKVDHANAVCIMGKTEPDNYDGIVTNQKGVTLAAPGADCIPVLFADPVRKACGAAHSGWKGTLLGVSMATVNAMVSEYGCNMKDILVVLGPSVGPCCYKLPHESAKEFHRIDPKCVRLFDSANPYIDIRRATRQ